Below is a genomic region from Eupeodes corollae chromosome 1, idEupCoro1.1, whole genome shotgun sequence.
GGACGTAAGCTGACAGCATAAGGTGGGAGTTTATTCCACCACACAGCCCGCATTTTGGAGGGCTTTGGGAAGCGGGCGTTAAAAGTGTTAAAACTCATCTTCGTCGTGTTATAGGGAACAATATTTTGACCCTTGAGGAAATGACAACTTTGCTCTCTCAAATTGAAGCCTTGTTAAATTCTAGGCCACTTTGTTCTATTTCCGATTCTGATTTGAACCCTCTAACTCCGTCTCATTTTCTTATAGGCCGACCGTACACAGCAATTCCGGAGCCAAACTACCTTGAAGTTCCAGAAAATCAACTTGGAAGATGGCAGCTAGCACAAAACATGCTGCAAGGATTTTGGCGGCGTTGGCACAGCGAATATCTCACATCATTGCAACAACGTCCAAAATGGCACAAGAAGACCAAAAACTTCGAAGTCGGTGACTTGGTTGTCGTCAAGGAACAAAATTTGCCTCCATCAAAATGGGCTTTAGGGCGAATCGAAATTCTTCACCCAGGGGATGACGGCCTTGTAAGAGTGGTATCTCTTCGAACCAAAAATGGCATCTTCCAACGCCCAATAACAAAGCTGGCAATCTTACCATGTTCCTGAATTCCTTCAGGGGGGCCGGCGTGTTCAGAaatgatatttattattttttgctttatatGTTCACATAAATATTcatcattaattattattatataactaATATTCAATCTGATCAATTCgctaatttatattttgcttcGCATTAAACttaataacttaacttaaaacttgaaattatttaattgccAAACATAGAATATTATACCCTATGTATTTACTTTCTTAAGCTAATCTCTTAATCttctaagaaaacaaacaactttaGCTTTTAATCTTCACACCTCATATGATTGCATGTAAGATGTTTTATGCTTAGACTTCTTATTCCAAGGTTAATTTTTTATactaatcttactttctccaaaacgatgtaaagatttgttccactgttcggtgagataaaccatgaaatcaccagtggaccagtggaaaagcttccgttcttcaagatatttcttaagctgaaaatttatcagcgtttccataaccTTGGAAAGTAAGAACgcaagtgcaattggacgatagttagatgtTGAGGAGGATTCGcattttttagggacaggctggacaaatgcagttttccctCTACTCGAaaagagaccagtagaataggacagatggaaaagcttacgcagtggttttgccagcgttaaagaacacatcttcagaacaatagcgggaataCTATTCAGGctagcggatttgtgaatgtagAGATCTTTTAGTGTTCTAATTTTACtgaaaatttgtaggtttttcagaaaaaaaacgttatttgaaaaaattaacactCATAGTCTAAGGGCCGGCAGCAAATTTTGGGAGTGATAACTAAAATTCCTTGATGAATGTGTAGATTTATGAAGCGTTATAACATATTCAAACGTCTGGcaggttttttttaactgtGGTTAGGAGTAAGCGCTCGAAAATGGTTTTTAGAGGTTAAAATGATAACCACATTAGAAATCCACTGATTACAAAAAAGTGCGTCCAAGACACATTTTAACCTTccttaaatgcatttttataattttcgtttttggagttttggttatcactccaatttcaaaatttgcttTCGGCTCTAGGTTTATCATACATTTGATAGTTTTGCAGAAAAACTGAACAAGTAATTTTTAAGATGCTttgcacattttttatttttattcaaaatttttaggtGGAGTACCCCAAAAAAAGCGTccaaaaggtttaaaaatatcatattttgtatatattgaaCATCACTTTCCAATGATGtgtcgaatttttgaaaaaaaaacttaaacatttttttaaaaggatgaCTATccgaatattgttttttcttttattatgattatttaCAATTGCACATTATATTTAAAgaagacattattttttaacttatatttaactgtacacaaataaaaaaacaaattctattttacaatttaatttttagattctaaatagattaaagaaaaatatatctaacaatataattataattttaatttaatttaattatttacaatagtttgtctttgttttaattattttgtctaGATCTAAGGTCTTTTTGTCTGGTATGATATAttgcaaattaattaattttaatttaatttataagttttgatttttgtttttgtttatacatcTGTATATATACAGtagcgagcaaaaaaaatgcaaacagtcacaccaaaatcaattattattgctttatcTTTCGTAacggtaaaattttgtttttccgttTCGGATATGTGTACTCATTGTGTAGGCATTCTGTTTATAATAGCAATATGTAATTGGTCTCTCTCTAGTGTTGTCAAATTTACATTTAgttagaaaaacataattttactgagagcaaaaaaaatgcaaatggcaaATATGACTAGGAAGTTAGGTacataaaatttattctttGGTTTCAATTAATTAGAATATGCAATTAATAGAAGCAACTATCGATTGGAtgcaaaaaagcaataattaacgCTGCTAACAACGGAAGATTGATGCAGGATATCGCTTTGGAGTTTTGTGTagcaacatcaacaatatcGCGTATTATATCCCGATATCGGGAACAAGGGGACATCAATCGCAAAGTGGGAAGTGGCCGTCCACGCAAAACAACTTCCAGATTAGATCGTGAGATCATAAGGCAGGTTAAAGTTAATCCCTTTAAAACTGCAGTGGAAGTTACTCAGGACatgaatgaacattttgatgttaacGTAGGGGTACACACAGTTAGGCGACGATTAGTGGAGTCAAAACTGTATGCAAGACGACCAGCTAGAAAACCATACATCAGTTCCATCAATAGAAAGAAACGGCTAGATTTTGCAAAGCGCCATATGCATTGGACAAGTGAGCAATGGAGAAGAGTTTTATGGAGTGATGAGAGCAAGTTCAACTTGTTCTCGTCAGATGGCATTAGGTACGTGCGAAGGCCCCCGGGACAAAGGTACAGCCCTAGATATCAAGTTCCGACAATTAAACATGGAGGAGGgtcagtaatggtgtggggtaagcaattttaaatatttatgaaatcaaatttgtagttgGGCTTTTTCAAAGGCTCATTTTCTCGTCAAGGcgtgggcccgatttgtcaagtaAGCGGCCGGATGAATGCCCAAATGTATAAGGGCATTTCGGAAGACCATATGCTTCCACATTTGCTGACGAATATGCCTGAAAACAGCTTATTTCAACACGACAACGCCCCAAAACACACCAGCCGTTTGGTAAGAAACTTCTTAGAAGAGAAGAGGGTTCATGTTTTGAACTGGCCAGCACAATCTCccgacctcaatcccatagagaATTTATGGGATCGTGTAGATCGGGAGATAAGAAagcgaaatcattcaaattgtaccGAGTTGATGGAACAAATAAGGACTGAATGGGAACAAATACCTGCGAGCTATTTGGTGTCGTTGATTGACTCAATGCCTAAAAGGTTACGCGCCGTTATTGCCAATAAAGGTttcgcaacaaaatattaaaatatttaagtacaaaatttcttcaaataagatgaataaatccgttatttttaaaattttccacgaatttgcattttttttgcttggcTTAAGATCCAagtttaggaacattttttacaataactattttcatGGAGTAAGATTGGGTAAAATTCAAATctgtttaaggaaaaaaattaatttgaacattttatgctaaatttcaaagtattataatttaaaataacttagttCTTGCTAAAGATTGTACCATACTTTTtcggttgcattttttttgctcggtactgtatatatatataatgttTAAAGCCAATTAAGGCGTTTACATATATGTTCATTGTCCATTAAATATTGATTCTGGATAGTAACTAGGTGCGTTGAACATTCTTGGAAAACCAGAACCGTCTAATTGATTAACAGGTAGCACTGACATGATGTctctgaaaaacaaacaaaaaaggtacaaattaatttttataattgttaagttaaaatatagttaaattagaaatcaaaaataaatggtCATTCTTTGGAATTGTATTTGGCAATTTGGAGCTGttagtctttgttttttttgtcatacgTTTGTGTTCGGTTCATAGttctattttaataattttctgcaaaaatataatacaatagttaacaaacaattcaaattgtatttaaagcATGTACAGCATAAGGTACTGCAACCAAAAGTTAAACATCAATAATAATTTCACATGTTTTTAGTgacgttaaacaaatttataaaacaatctGTTCCATAGAAAGTATGAAATCAGAGACAAACAGAATATGCCTAAAAATCAATAGAAgtttaaactaaatatttaatctTATTTCTATTTGAAGGCTTAGAGATAATTTGaatctaacaaaaaatacatatgttttatttttgaaatttcttataGCCACCTGTTTTAACAAGCATTCATAGCTTTaagtatagaaataaaaataaaattgaattgtttatttaaaaaaaataggtttacGGCTAAAATACATAGAGCACACTTTTCGCAAAAATTGACATCTTTTGCAGAATGTGAAAACAGCTCAAACACGACATTAGATATAATTGCTtccattaaaatttacaaatattgtGTTTTATAACTTAATGTTTTATGAACGCAACCCCTATTCATAAACCATAATGCAATTTCGGATGGATTCGTTAagtttcgttaaaattttgcaaGAGAGATTCCAATCGCTTAGCGGTTAATAGATTTTGACAGctcaaaaaagattaaaatataacaaaaatggaGAACGGAAATGAATAGATGCAATAGTTTGACGTATttcttctttatatgaaaaggCCGATCCAATTTTTACCATTCCATTAGGGATTGATATGTGGGCTAGGTAAGGGCTGTTGCAATAAGAGTTTCTATTTTGAATAGGCTTTCatcgaaaaaaactaaatatgttAATAAGCCGAATTGTCGCATTTAGGGCAAACCAATCTAAGAACGATTATTGAAAAGCTTCTTCATCGCTAACGCGttattgtttggtttttaaagcTAGTGATGGCAGTGATTTGACCTTAAGCCCAGGTGAGTACGATAGTCTTTCTTCCGTCAAAAAACTCTAGCCGGTTTTCGTGAGATTGCTGGGTCACCGTACCTTTAAAATGATGCAAGTGGCATTAGGACAAGgatgtttttcttctttagtTCTAACATTTGAACTCAGAGCGTTCAGAGTCAACTGAGGTGACGTCTTCCCCAAACGTTTTCGGAACACTTAAAACTTAAGCCGTTAAGCCCTCGTTAATGGCAAACCTTCCTCTTTACAGTGAAATAATTACGTATGCATATCTCTAAGAAAATCCGcatttttgtatatcaaaatgaaacctcttaatGGAAAAAATCATACATTTGATAAAACAATTGGTTGGTGTTTAAGGCCACTTAACTAATGCTTGAATcgcctttttaaaaataatcataacACAAAAACTACCGCCCAAGAAGACTGCTCGCCGCAATTCTTGGACAGAAGATCTCTGCAAAAATCCTGAATATTTATTTACCCTTGAACATTTGGCCTCCCACGAAATAGGAGAGCTAtcatatacaaaagaaaaatatacaaatcaatGCCTTAAACTGTGACTTATCACGCGCGCACTTAACCAACGATATCACACTTCAAGTCTCCCCCATTCTTTTTCAACCTCCAGTTTATTAAGTGCGTTCACATAATCTTCAATGTTTATGGATTTTTCCAAGGAAACGTTCACACTTAACGTATACCACGTGTACATATATGTAGCTCTAAAGCAGCCAGCAGCAGTAGCCTTTGCCTTCAGCCTTCAACCTACCCCAAATGCgtatagaagaaaaataatccACTTGACCGAGAATGTGTTGAAATTATTCGTTTCGCCTTTTCGACTCGGTtcgatttgaaataatttcaaacacaGCGGTAGTGTGGCCGGCTCGGGCTAGTGCTGGCGGCGCATGCTCTGCACCCAAAGATTCCTGGTAGGTATTGGGAAtcatttacagaaaaaaaaatcaatctaaaaataaaaacgcagaaaacaaaagaaaaatatgctCAAGAAACGCATGCAAAATACAAGACAAAAAAGATTGCAaccaaaaagtcataaaaatttgttggaaaCTCGCATATGTGGACCAGAGACCGATCTCCCGTCGATCGATTTGGAACAAAGACCGAACCAAGCCTGAACCGAGATCATTATAATGCATTTAATGGAGTAGGTATAAGTAAAGTAGTTAGTAATTTGAGACATTATAGTGTGTACTTGCtctggaaatattttttatggattttttaaatgatttgttgttgttttcttttgcatGTTCAGGATGCTATACCCATACTTAATTCGTAGATGATAAGCATATAGCACATTATGTTATAACGCCCTTAAGTCTAGATCGTTGAATATAAGTTTCtcgtaaaaatgattttatttgtttttttttttgttcatatcaTTTGAAGTATAAATAAATTCCAATAATTAGGTACTACTTAACAGTTTCATCTAATCATCTAACCGAAGATCAGTAAAGTTGAGAGTAAGCGAACAGACCTAGTGTAACAGAGTTAAAGTGTCAATTTGACAGTAACATCATAACATATAAGTCATaataaaattggattttgaaAGGTAGGCTTGTAAAAATGTCTACTTATGCTTAAGGAACAGGGTTTCATCGGAAAAAGTAATAAACACACGTAAAATTTCAtctgtgaaatattttataacattccGCATTATAATACGAAGATAAACCGCACCTTAGTGACTTATACTATCATGAGATAGGACACAGACGGAGAGAACAGAgacaaaacagaaaacaacaaaaagactcATGGCAGGAGTACACGTCAGATTTTTAGATGGCCCAATTCTTCTTCTAATCGAATAAAGGCCGTTGATCATCTGTAAAATATAATATCAACGTTTTATTCAATAAGGTCCGTTCAGATTTGCAATTAAGTATTTGTATACTTTATTCTGAGTTCATGAAAGGTGCTTCGACAAAGCTTAAAACTTTCGGCGCTGTCAAAAAGCAATTAATTATCATTTAGATTTGAGTCGTGTTTTGTCTAATAAGGAATTGCTGTCATGCTCTGGTTCTTAGGATGGAATTTCAAAGTGGTTTTCCAttagtaaaactttaaaattgaattgtgttaaaattgtaaatttcacTGAcgtttgtttctaaaaaaaaatttgaactcaattgaAAGATTGTGTCTACGTCGACAGGGAAATTATTTAACACTCATAATCTTAAAAAACGTATTGCCATAAACCAAGATAAAATGCAGAAAAGTCAAAATGGGTTACTTTAAAAGAGGTGTTAAACCACTTTTATCAAATTGACAGATAACAATTCTATAAAGCAGGACTTAGTTTATAGACAATTTTGGAacctacaaattattttatcagcAATGAACAGCGGGTTATAACTTTAATTTGAAGTAATTATCCTAaattcaatatacatatataacttACGTCCTCTGTTGCGGCGTTCGATCCCTCTGTCGTcgatttttaaaccaatttgacaCCTGGGTCAGTGTCAGTCCAGTCTTTTTAGCCAAAGTTTTCTTCTCATCAGGTGTGGGATAGCGATTTGTCAAATAGCAATCCTTTAGAGCGTTTCGACTTTTCTCCTTAAAACAATAAACTGTTTCCTCCCCATCCCAAATGGTCTTTGGCAGTGGATACTTCTTCCGAAGTCTATATTTATCAACAGCTCCCAATGGCCGTCCTCTCACTTTCTCAGCCTCCTTATAATGTGCCTTAAACCAAAGATTCTGTAACTCGGGGTGATATTTAGCAGAAAAACAATGTGACTCGAGTAGGTTGTATAGTTCGTGATAGAGTGCTCTATGGTATGAGACTATTGCGCGGGCTCTGAGAATACTTTCATTGGTTTTAAATAGTTCACTGGGCGGCAGACTCCATAGGAATGTGGCCAGTTTTTCAATATCACCTCTCTGCTGGAGTGCTTCACACATGCATTGGatcttgagaaaataaaaaacacaaatattgacTTTCGAAAATTCTGCATAAAGTCTatgtatttttcaaacttaCCTGATCTGAGCTAAATGGCAGGCACTTTCTTCCAACATCGAAATTCGACACTCCATTTGCAAGTCCACTAATAAATTGTCCATTAGTCCTTCCATTCTGATGATGTCCTATATCCCCAGATGATATTGAATTTTTCATCAAAGACGATGACGTTGTATTCCCATTCAAATCACCTGCTCCTTCGAATATCGCATTCAAATTGGGGTACGAACCCGGCGGTGATTTGTCAAACTCATTTGTAATATCGTGAAATCTTCGTTCGATTTCTTTGTCCGTTGAATAGGGTGAGAATTTTTCTAAATGGAGTACAGTTTTACAGGAAATATTGCCCCGGTAGcctatatttgaaaaacaaaaacgaaatataaaaaagtgattcATAGAAATAAAGTTACCTATGTAAAGCTTTTGTAAGAAGTTTtcgaagaattttgtatgactaACGTCCAAAACACTTTGTCAcgttcattttttctttttgaattttgagttGGCCAAAATTTGCATAGAAGGCATAAAGTTCTTAGGTTTCATAGGTAAATAAGACCGTGTTTGTATGGAGAAAAACAGACAATTCGTCAATGGCAAACAGTATAAGTTGGTTATTCTAATTGTTATTACTCGTAAACCCATAACATGAGTTGGAGTCAGACCAAACACGGGCAAGAAATAAGTACCTGCATTATGTGTAATCGAAGATACTTAATGTCTCGAGTGAAGTGATACTATTCATGGGCCAAAGGAATATGATACCACGAGACAGCGacatgttttttgatttttttgcttGGGTGCTTCACAATATTCTGATTGTTTAAGcgataaataagttttaataattatttattttttattcagtcCACCTGGAGGTCAAAGATTTTTGGAACCTGGGAACCAAATTTGAaggtatgaatttttgttttgtttttataaatgtaaatttcgAAATGTTAGTTGTTATGTAAGTTTATACAAgaggtatttaaaaattaattaattttcaaatgctGTCTATCCACTGAAACTTTTAAGTTATGAAACAAAAACTGGAAAACCCTGATAGACCAATTGTTAAGGAACACATTAATTAACGTCGTAAGCTTTAATTTTCGTTGAAATAAAGTCAAAAGAACTTGCAGGTTcaaacaacataagggacttcatttgcagtgaaCTATATTCTCTAAAcgcacattttgaccaaggcaattagttagttttttaactGTTGTAATCTTCAAACTTGttactttacttcactaacctttGCCTTCAGTTCATTGcacaaaaaacattattgtctacaaaacactgcTGAGTCAAGCTACaaatccatcacgatttgtattttgtattgtagagaaatattacttatttcttttccaatttgacaaggaacccttttaaacaaaagataaaatggaattatgcaaaaaataagtaattcatggagtaataaagttcagctttcagttgaattgtAAAACATCATCAATTGTCGTTGTGACATAAGTTAACATGACTTGAtatttagggagatttttctttactaactttctactttccagtcaactttccaataaagttggacttaaaagttaggcaagtttcttgtatctaaatggccagctgccaaaatattgcaagtttattggaaagttgactggaaagttattcaaaaaaattcaccTAACAATTAAgacaagtctacttatgtcaaaatgactgctgatcatgtttttttattctagtgaaagttgaactttattgctattatttacatattttctaCACTattccatttaacgttttttgaaaaagggttccttttataattttaaaagaaataatttgactTGATCAATAAAATGAAGACATGGTCAGAACAATGATATTGGAcagtttcatttgacaattggTGATAGTGacttttataaagattttttcacACATAATTCTAAGTTGAAGAATTTGTACAAGACTACCAAAGCAGCAGTATGGAATAGCCAATGCATATGAGAGTGGTTCCAAATGAAATCGGGAGTTAGTCAAGGCCAAGTTTGCTTGCACTCTTCATGAAAGATGTAGCCGAAGCATGATCAGCAGGAATTAAGTACGCATTTGTTAAGATTAAAGATCTTCTTTTCGATAACGACATTGTCTTAATCGGTTGATGGTTTTTAAGAATTGCGGAGAAAGATCGTGTACAAGTGAGCAATGGCACTATAAAGGTGAAAGAATAGAgttggtgaaagaatacaaagaATACTGACAAAATTGTTAAGgcgaaaacagctataaacgtAGGATAGAAGCAATGCtttattaataaagaaattacaCTTGCAAGCAAATTCAGGGTCTTCAAAGATGTATCGAAATCGGTTATGTGTTATGCGGCGTAAGCGTGAGGAGGTCGGAATTATAAACAAGTGGAAAAACTGCT
It encodes:
- the LOC129953912 gene encoding homeobox protein SIX6, with protein sequence MFDKNMDAALSSPLNGDLDSTSSGGTASDSTINQDLMSPSSYGSIFLPNSGYRGNISCKTVLHLEKFSPYSTDKEIERRFHDITNEFDKSPPGSYPNLNAIFEGAGDLNGNTTSSSLMKNSISSGDIGHHQNGRTNGQFISGLANGVSNFDVGRKCLPFSSDQIQCMCEALQQRGDIEKLATFLWSLPPSELFKTNESILRARAIVSYHRALYHELYNLLESHCFSAKYHPELQNLWFKAHYKEAEKVRGRPLGAVDKYRLRKKYPLPKTIWDGEETVYCFKEKSRNALKDCYLTNRYPTPDEKKTLAKKTGLTLTQVSNWFKNRRQRDRTPQQRTDIMSVLPVNQLDGSGFPRMFNAPSYYPESIFNGQ